The following proteins are co-located in the Candida dubliniensis CD36 chromosome 3, complete sequence genome:
- a CDS encoding mRNA-binding protein, putative (Similar to S. cerevisiae PUF4;~In S. cerevisiae: member of the PUF protein family, which is defined by the presence of Pumilio homology domains that confer RNA binding activity; preferentially binds mRNAs encoding nucleolar ribosomal RNA-processing factors): MPSGSRSVSLSSGKDLKYHQPQSSTASLRSTSIGSSFFTPNNNAPAHAHAHVPTSNSSSSNEPSFLNGENTSANCTNSTESEDNELIEPSKDIDIVGAISTLHLDDDDDDDATATDTNSISGVKTGNKHNPQYGSITPQSLAKTRSGNSKNTWNITQSAPPQPIRSSVSENGSHPNDQSVFVKPFELPESQEDASKKQTTNGLNLPLLGKILDSEGVKGNDQNTPSNNTQFYDGAIPFVPINHNVSGNGNSQIPPPPLGNIPLPMSSMPPPLPPHSMGVPSFSPFPHPSFYQGYVPSPPAHTPNPGDYQSFEKIPSVSSPAPPVIQESQASASASQPQPQQQQQLPAMWNPLHSPLVRLPFGQQQLQTVYSPTQPTQSPLTPQQGQPQQQQPPFPVMPQHNYHQHNQYHPRPHYRNNNGMMNVHRKNLRRKEDGAKYSDAKLQDFTGSILTLCKDQHGCRFLQRELFNETNATLIFNEIYFKVVELMIDPFGNYLIQKLFTMINLEQRLVLINQSSNELFRIALDPHGTRSLQKLIDVIENNEEIEIITRNLYSNIVVLSRDLNGNHVVQKILTKFNTISHNANSSHSSKDETNHENQNQNQFIFDIIQANLLYIACHRHGCCVLQRCLDYGNKQQCQQLSQEIAKHTIKLSLDPYGNYVVQYVLNKYSVSQTKIIDDEEDKQVMDNIIQEIKSNFIQLSLHKFGSNVIEKCLKITSISNDLIDNLIELDHGQAFNQLLNDPFGNYVLQTSLDVANLEQFEQLSKILLPLLPNIKSTPHGRRILNKIQQ, from the coding sequence ATGCCATCAGGTAGTAGATCAGTGTCTTTGTCTTCAGGGAAAGACTTGAAATATCACCAACCACAAAGTTCCACCGCGTCATTAAGATCGACATCAATTGGGTCTTCGTTTTTCACTCCTAATAACAACGCCCCCGCCCACGCTCATGCCCACGTTCCAACATCAAACTCATCTTCAAGCAATGAACCATCTTTTCTTAATGGGGAGAACACTTCTGCCAATTGCACTAATTCGACTGAATCAGAAGACAATGAATTGATCGAGCCTAGtaaagatattgatattgtgGGTGCAATAAGTACTTTGCAtttagatgatgatgatgatgatgatgctaCTGCTACTGACACCAACAGCATTTCTGGTGTTAAAACTGGTAACAAACACAACCCACAGTATGGTTCTATAACACCACAAAGTCTTGCTAAAACACGATCTGGAAATAGCAAGAATACTTGGAATATAACCCAACTGGCTCCTCCACAACCAATAAGATCAAGTGTTAGTGAAAACGGTAGCCATCCTAATGACCAAAGTGTTTTTGTCAAACCTTTTGAATTGCCAGAATCTCAAGAAGATGCCAGCAAAAAGCAAACCACTAACGGTTTAAACTTGCCGTTATTAGGAAAAATTTTGGACTCCGAAGGAGTTAAGGGTAATGATCAGAATACACCTTCTAATAATACTCAGTTTTATGATGGTGCTATTCCTTTTGTACCCATAAATCATAATGTTAGTGGTAATGGTAACTCACAAATACCTCCACCACCCCTTGGCAACATTCCACTACCAATGTCAAGTATGCCACCACCATTGCCACCTCATTCTATGGGTGTTCCTTCTTTTAGTCCCTTCCCACACCCATCTTTTTACCAAGGGTATGTTCCTTCTCCGCCAGCTCACACTCCTAACCCCGGCGATTACCAATCCTTTGAAAAGATTCCATCTGTGTCATCGCCAGCACCTCCAGTAATTCAAGAATCACAAGCATCAGCATCAGCATCACAACCGCAGccgcaacaacaacaacaactaccaGCTATGTGGAACCCATTACATTCACCACTTGTTAGATTGCCATTTggtcaacaacaattacaaaCAGTATACTCACCAACACAACCAACACAACTGCCATTAACACCACAACAGGGCCAAccacaacagcagcagccCCCATTCCCTGTAATGCCACAAcataattatcatcaacacaatcaatatcatcCCCGTCCACATtatagaaataataatggtatgATGAATGTTCATCGTAAGAATTTGCGTAGAAAAGAAGATGGTGCAAAATATTCTGATGCAAAATTACAAGACTTCACCGGGTCGATTCTTACTTTATGTAAAGATCAACATGGTTGTCGGTTTTTACAACgagaattatttaatgaaacCAATGCAACGTTAATATTTAATGAGATTTATTTTaaagttgttgaattaATGATTGATCCATTTGgtaattatttgattcaaaaattatttaccATGATTAATCTTGAACAACGTTTGGTATTGATTAATCAAAGCagtaatgaattatttcGTATTGCCTTAGACCCTCATGGTACAAGATCCttacaaaaattgattgatgtGATCGAAAACAATGAAGAAATCGAGATTATCACTCgtaatttatattcaaatattgttgtATTATCAAGAGATTTGAATGGGAATCATGTGGTACAAAAGATTTTAACCAAATTTAATACAATTAGTCATAATGCCAACTCTTCGCATTCTAGCAAAGATGAAACCAACCAcgaaaatcaaaatcagaatcaatttatctttGATATAATCCAGGCTAATCTTTTATATATTGCATGTCATAGACATGGATGTTGTGTATTGCAAAGATGTTTAGATTACGGgaacaaacaacaatgcCAACAATTATCACAAGAAATTGCCAAACATACTATCAAATTATCGTTGGATCCATATGGTAATTATGTTGTGCAATATGTTTTGAACAAGTATAGTGTTAGTCAGACAAAAAtcattgatgatgaagaggaTAAACAAGTAATGGATAATATTATACAAGagattaaatcaaatttcatACAATTATCTTTACACAAGTTTGGTTCTAATGTTATTGAGAAATGTTTGAAAATCACTCTGATTTCCAAcgatttgattgataatttaatagAATTAGATCATGGTCAAGcatttaatcaattgttaAATGACCCATTTGGAAATTATGTTTTACAAACAAGTTTAGATGTTGCTAATTTAGAGcaatttgaacaattgtCAAAGATTTTACTTCCCTTGTTGCCAAATATCAAGTCTACTCCTCACGGTAGAAgaatattaaataaaatccAACAATAG